One window of Rhinolophus ferrumequinum isolate MPI-CBG mRhiFer1 chromosome 26, mRhiFer1_v1.p, whole genome shotgun sequence genomic DNA carries:
- the ZNF786 gene encoding zinc finger protein 786 isoform X3 has translation MAQPAALPLTFEDIAIYFSAQEWRTLEAWQKELYKHVMRTNYEILVSLGNQQAVSSGEPACHFQADPLQSQCSSEPLLGKREAVSFTPDQGITLMKPHGHDPRAPTPADPRSREPTQRERVPSPRKPGIPGIQEMPSREGSSHPCPVYGESFWKKNHLEKHHRSHSKDQPRGAGKKFSKQADLQPQRGIPRGQRHFRCHECGSSFHLKQYLLRHLAAHAGKSPLQGPECDVCFHHKRTLLSHHLLHKEERPPQCPPCDKSFLLKNSVQAHQDQPSEERPLSHREDNGTFCEEAELSSVHSGEKPGPGPAREEHCHLKGCRASPQCGPTRERPFSCTECNMFFSTRAQLTSHARVHTGEKPFRCLECDKSFQLSGLLEVHQRVHSGERPFSCRKCGKGFTKQCKLTEHSRVHSGEKPFWCAECGRNFRQRGQLLRHQRLHTDEKPFQCPECELSFRLKSMLRAHRLRHSGEKPFSCSECGRGFTHQCKLREHLRVHSGERPFQCPECDKSFRLKGILKAHQRTHSKERPFSCGECGKGFTRQSKLTEHLRVHSGERPFQCPDCDRSFRLKGQLVSHQRLHTGERPFQCPQCDKSYRVKADMKAHQLLHSGAMPFSCECGKGFAKQSKLVEHIRTHTGEKPFQCPKCDKSFRLKAQLLSHQGLHTGERPFHCPECDKNFREKGHMLRHQRIHRPERPFACGDCGKGFIYKSKLAEHIRVHTKSCSAPREPNIKKRLRQLFAMIEADWS, from the coding sequence GAAATCAGCAAGCTGTGAGTTCAGGAGAGCCTGCATGCCATTTTCAAGCAGATCCTCTTCAGAGCCAGTGTTCCTCTGAACCCCTATTAGGAAAAAGGGAAGCTGTTTCCTTCACGCCTGACCAAGGCATCACCCTCATGAAACCACACGGACATGACCCCCGGGCTCCAACCCCAGCAGACCCCCGCTCCAGGGAACCTACCCAAAGAGAAAGAGTCCCGAGTCCCAGAAAGCCGGGTATCCCAGGCATCCAAGAAATGCCCTCCAGGGAGGGCTCCTCCCACCCTTGCCCTGTCTATGGGGAAAGCTTCTGGAAAAAAAACCACTTAGAGAAGCACCATAGGAGCCACTCAAAGGACCAGCCACGTGGGGCCGGGAAGAAATTCAGCAAACAAGCCGATCTGCAGCCTCAGCGGGGCATCCCGCGGGGCCAGAGGCACTTCCGGTGTCATGAGTGTGGGAGCAGCTTCCATCTGAAGCAGTATCTGCTTAGACATCTGGCCGCCCACGCAGGGAAGAGCCCGTTGCAGGGCCCTGAGTGTGATGTGTGCTTCCATCACAAGCGGACCCTTCTCAGCCACCACCTCCTGCACAAGGAGGAGAGGCCTCCCCAGTGTCCCCCATGTGACAAGAGCTTTCTCCTAAAGAACAGTGTGCAGGCTCACCAAGACCAGCCTAGCGAGGAGAGGCCACTGTCCCATAGGGAAGACAACGGGACCTTCTGTGAGGAGGCCGAGCTCAGCAGTGTGCACTCGGGAGAgaagccaggcccaggcccagcgcGTGAGGAGCACTGCCACCTGAAGGGGTGCAGGGCGTCTCCCCAGTGTGGCCCCACCAGGGAGAGGCCGTTCTCTTGCACCGAGTGCAACATGTTCTTCTCGACCAGGGCCCAGCTCACCAGCCACGCCCGGGTGCACACGGGAGAAAAGCCCTTCCGCTGCCTGGAGTGTGACAAGAGCTTCCAGCTGAGCGGCTTGCTGGAGGTCCACCAGCGTGTGCACAGTGGAGAGAGACCCTTCTCCTGCAGGAAGTGTGGCAAGGGCTTCACGAAACAGTGCAAACTCACCGAGCACAGCCGAGTGCACAGCGGAGAGAAACCTTTCTGGTGTGCTGAGTGTGGCAGGAACTTCCGCCAGAGGGGCCAGCTGCTGCGGCACCAGCGCCTGCACACTGACGAGAAGCCCTTCCAGTGCCCCGAGTGTGAGCTGAGCTTCCGTCTGAAGAGCatgttgagagcccaccggctcCGACACAGCGGAGAGAAGCCGTTCTCCTGCAGCGAGTGTGGCAGAGGCTTCACCCACCAGTGCAAGCTCCGTGAGCACCTGCGGGTGCACAGTGGGGAGAGGCCTTTCCAGTGCCCCGAGTGTGACAAGAGCTTCCGTCTGAAGGGCATCCTGAAGGCCCACCAGCGCACCCACAGCAAGGAGAGGCCATTCTCGTGCGGGGAGTGTGGCAAGGGCTTCACCAGGCAGTCCAAGCTCACGGAGCACTTGCGCGTACACAGCGGGGAGAGGCCCTTCCAGTGCCCCGACTGTGACAGGAGTTTCCGCCTGAAGGGGCAGCTGGTGAGTCACCAGCGCCTGCACACGGGGGAGAGGCCCTTCCAGTGCCCACAGTGCGACAAGAGCTACCGCGTGAAGGCCGACATGAAGGCCCACCAGCTGCTGCACAGCGGGGCCATGCCCTTCTCTTGTGAGTGTGGCAAAGGCTTTGCCAAGCAGTCGAAACTGGTTGAACATATCAGGACGCACACGGGGGAGAAGCCTTTTCAGTGTCCCAAATGTGACAAGAGTTTCCGCTTGAAGGCACAGCTGCTCAGCCACCAAGGCCTGCACACAGGGGAGAGACCTTTCCACTGCCCTGAGTGTGACAAAAACTTCCGGGAAAAGGGACACATGCTTAGGCACCAGCGCATACATAGACCGGAGAGGCCGTTTGCCTGTGGCGACTGTGGTAAGGGCTTCATTTATAAGTCGAAACTTGCTGAGCACATCAGAGTGCACACGAAGTCTTGTAGTGCACCCCGTGAGCCCAACATTAAGAAAAGGCTCAGACAGCTGTTTGCCATGATCGAGGCCGACTGGAGCTGA
- the ZNF786 gene encoding zinc finger protein 786 isoform X2 codes for MRTNYEILVSLDGGFPKPEVISQIEQGRELFRNLGERQKSENIICSSADLYFNPVMEGQQFWGNQQAVSSGEPACHFQADPLQSQCSSEPLLGKREAVSFTPDQGITLMKPHGHDPRAPTPADPRSREPTQRERVPSPRKPGIPGIQEMPSREGSSHPCPVYGESFWKKNHLEKHHRSHSKDQPRGAGKKFSKQADLQPQRGIPRGQRHFRCHECGSSFHLKQYLLRHLAAHAGKSPLQGPECDVCFHHKRTLLSHHLLHKEERPPQCPPCDKSFLLKNSVQAHQDQPSEERPLSHREDNGTFCEEAELSSVHSGEKPGPGPAREEHCHLKGCRASPQCGPTRERPFSCTECNMFFSTRAQLTSHARVHTGEKPFRCLECDKSFQLSGLLEVHQRVHSGERPFSCRKCGKGFTKQCKLTEHSRVHSGEKPFWCAECGRNFRQRGQLLRHQRLHTDEKPFQCPECELSFRLKSMLRAHRLRHSGEKPFSCSECGRGFTHQCKLREHLRVHSGERPFQCPECDKSFRLKGILKAHQRTHSKERPFSCGECGKGFTRQSKLTEHLRVHSGERPFQCPDCDRSFRLKGQLVSHQRLHTGERPFQCPQCDKSYRVKADMKAHQLLHSGAMPFSCECGKGFAKQSKLVEHIRTHTGEKPFQCPKCDKSFRLKAQLLSHQGLHTGERPFHCPECDKNFREKGHMLRHQRIHRPERPFACGDCGKGFIYKSKLAEHIRVHTKSCSAPREPNIKKRLRQLFAMIEADWS; via the coding sequence GAAATCAGCAAGCTGTGAGTTCAGGAGAGCCTGCATGCCATTTTCAAGCAGATCCTCTTCAGAGCCAGTGTTCCTCTGAACCCCTATTAGGAAAAAGGGAAGCTGTTTCCTTCACGCCTGACCAAGGCATCACCCTCATGAAACCACACGGACATGACCCCCGGGCTCCAACCCCAGCAGACCCCCGCTCCAGGGAACCTACCCAAAGAGAAAGAGTCCCGAGTCCCAGAAAGCCGGGTATCCCAGGCATCCAAGAAATGCCCTCCAGGGAGGGCTCCTCCCACCCTTGCCCTGTCTATGGGGAAAGCTTCTGGAAAAAAAACCACTTAGAGAAGCACCATAGGAGCCACTCAAAGGACCAGCCACGTGGGGCCGGGAAGAAATTCAGCAAACAAGCCGATCTGCAGCCTCAGCGGGGCATCCCGCGGGGCCAGAGGCACTTCCGGTGTCATGAGTGTGGGAGCAGCTTCCATCTGAAGCAGTATCTGCTTAGACATCTGGCCGCCCACGCAGGGAAGAGCCCGTTGCAGGGCCCTGAGTGTGATGTGTGCTTCCATCACAAGCGGACCCTTCTCAGCCACCACCTCCTGCACAAGGAGGAGAGGCCTCCCCAGTGTCCCCCATGTGACAAGAGCTTTCTCCTAAAGAACAGTGTGCAGGCTCACCAAGACCAGCCTAGCGAGGAGAGGCCACTGTCCCATAGGGAAGACAACGGGACCTTCTGTGAGGAGGCCGAGCTCAGCAGTGTGCACTCGGGAGAgaagccaggcccaggcccagcgcGTGAGGAGCACTGCCACCTGAAGGGGTGCAGGGCGTCTCCCCAGTGTGGCCCCACCAGGGAGAGGCCGTTCTCTTGCACCGAGTGCAACATGTTCTTCTCGACCAGGGCCCAGCTCACCAGCCACGCCCGGGTGCACACGGGAGAAAAGCCCTTCCGCTGCCTGGAGTGTGACAAGAGCTTCCAGCTGAGCGGCTTGCTGGAGGTCCACCAGCGTGTGCACAGTGGAGAGAGACCCTTCTCCTGCAGGAAGTGTGGCAAGGGCTTCACGAAACAGTGCAAACTCACCGAGCACAGCCGAGTGCACAGCGGAGAGAAACCTTTCTGGTGTGCTGAGTGTGGCAGGAACTTCCGCCAGAGGGGCCAGCTGCTGCGGCACCAGCGCCTGCACACTGACGAGAAGCCCTTCCAGTGCCCCGAGTGTGAGCTGAGCTTCCGTCTGAAGAGCatgttgagagcccaccggctcCGACACAGCGGAGAGAAGCCGTTCTCCTGCAGCGAGTGTGGCAGAGGCTTCACCCACCAGTGCAAGCTCCGTGAGCACCTGCGGGTGCACAGTGGGGAGAGGCCTTTCCAGTGCCCCGAGTGTGACAAGAGCTTCCGTCTGAAGGGCATCCTGAAGGCCCACCAGCGCACCCACAGCAAGGAGAGGCCATTCTCGTGCGGGGAGTGTGGCAAGGGCTTCACCAGGCAGTCCAAGCTCACGGAGCACTTGCGCGTACACAGCGGGGAGAGGCCCTTCCAGTGCCCCGACTGTGACAGGAGTTTCCGCCTGAAGGGGCAGCTGGTGAGTCACCAGCGCCTGCACACGGGGGAGAGGCCCTTCCAGTGCCCACAGTGCGACAAGAGCTACCGCGTGAAGGCCGACATGAAGGCCCACCAGCTGCTGCACAGCGGGGCCATGCCCTTCTCTTGTGAGTGTGGCAAAGGCTTTGCCAAGCAGTCGAAACTGGTTGAACATATCAGGACGCACACGGGGGAGAAGCCTTTTCAGTGTCCCAAATGTGACAAGAGTTTCCGCTTGAAGGCACAGCTGCTCAGCCACCAAGGCCTGCACACAGGGGAGAGACCTTTCCACTGCCCTGAGTGTGACAAAAACTTCCGGGAAAAGGGACACATGCTTAGGCACCAGCGCATACATAGACCGGAGAGGCCGTTTGCCTGTGGCGACTGTGGTAAGGGCTTCATTTATAAGTCGAAACTTGCTGAGCACATCAGAGTGCACACGAAGTCTTGTAGTGCACCCCGTGAGCCCAACATTAAGAAAAGGCTCAGACAGCTGTTTGCCATGATCGAGGCCGACTGGAGCTGA
- the ZNF786 gene encoding zinc finger protein 786 isoform X4 has protein sequence MKPHGHDPRAPTPADPRSREPTQRERVPSPRKPGIPGIQEMPSREGSSHPCPVYGESFWKKNHLEKHHRSHSKDQPRGAGKKFSKQADLQPQRGIPRGQRHFRCHECGSSFHLKQYLLRHLAAHAGKSPLQGPECDVCFHHKRTLLSHHLLHKEERPPQCPPCDKSFLLKNSVQAHQDQPSEERPLSHREDNGTFCEEAELSSVHSGEKPGPGPAREEHCHLKGCRASPQCGPTRERPFSCTECNMFFSTRAQLTSHARVHTGEKPFRCLECDKSFQLSGLLEVHQRVHSGERPFSCRKCGKGFTKQCKLTEHSRVHSGEKPFWCAECGRNFRQRGQLLRHQRLHTDEKPFQCPECELSFRLKSMLRAHRLRHSGEKPFSCSECGRGFTHQCKLREHLRVHSGERPFQCPECDKSFRLKGILKAHQRTHSKERPFSCGECGKGFTRQSKLTEHLRVHSGERPFQCPDCDRSFRLKGQLVSHQRLHTGERPFQCPQCDKSYRVKADMKAHQLLHSGAMPFSCECGKGFAKQSKLVEHIRTHTGEKPFQCPKCDKSFRLKAQLLSHQGLHTGERPFHCPECDKNFREKGHMLRHQRIHRPERPFACGDCGKGFIYKSKLAEHIRVHTKSCSAPREPNIKKRLRQLFAMIEADWS, from the coding sequence ATGAAACCACACGGACATGACCCCCGGGCTCCAACCCCAGCAGACCCCCGCTCCAGGGAACCTACCCAAAGAGAAAGAGTCCCGAGTCCCAGAAAGCCGGGTATCCCAGGCATCCAAGAAATGCCCTCCAGGGAGGGCTCCTCCCACCCTTGCCCTGTCTATGGGGAAAGCTTCTGGAAAAAAAACCACTTAGAGAAGCACCATAGGAGCCACTCAAAGGACCAGCCACGTGGGGCCGGGAAGAAATTCAGCAAACAAGCCGATCTGCAGCCTCAGCGGGGCATCCCGCGGGGCCAGAGGCACTTCCGGTGTCATGAGTGTGGGAGCAGCTTCCATCTGAAGCAGTATCTGCTTAGACATCTGGCCGCCCACGCAGGGAAGAGCCCGTTGCAGGGCCCTGAGTGTGATGTGTGCTTCCATCACAAGCGGACCCTTCTCAGCCACCACCTCCTGCACAAGGAGGAGAGGCCTCCCCAGTGTCCCCCATGTGACAAGAGCTTTCTCCTAAAGAACAGTGTGCAGGCTCACCAAGACCAGCCTAGCGAGGAGAGGCCACTGTCCCATAGGGAAGACAACGGGACCTTCTGTGAGGAGGCCGAGCTCAGCAGTGTGCACTCGGGAGAgaagccaggcccaggcccagcgcGTGAGGAGCACTGCCACCTGAAGGGGTGCAGGGCGTCTCCCCAGTGTGGCCCCACCAGGGAGAGGCCGTTCTCTTGCACCGAGTGCAACATGTTCTTCTCGACCAGGGCCCAGCTCACCAGCCACGCCCGGGTGCACACGGGAGAAAAGCCCTTCCGCTGCCTGGAGTGTGACAAGAGCTTCCAGCTGAGCGGCTTGCTGGAGGTCCACCAGCGTGTGCACAGTGGAGAGAGACCCTTCTCCTGCAGGAAGTGTGGCAAGGGCTTCACGAAACAGTGCAAACTCACCGAGCACAGCCGAGTGCACAGCGGAGAGAAACCTTTCTGGTGTGCTGAGTGTGGCAGGAACTTCCGCCAGAGGGGCCAGCTGCTGCGGCACCAGCGCCTGCACACTGACGAGAAGCCCTTCCAGTGCCCCGAGTGTGAGCTGAGCTTCCGTCTGAAGAGCatgttgagagcccaccggctcCGACACAGCGGAGAGAAGCCGTTCTCCTGCAGCGAGTGTGGCAGAGGCTTCACCCACCAGTGCAAGCTCCGTGAGCACCTGCGGGTGCACAGTGGGGAGAGGCCTTTCCAGTGCCCCGAGTGTGACAAGAGCTTCCGTCTGAAGGGCATCCTGAAGGCCCACCAGCGCACCCACAGCAAGGAGAGGCCATTCTCGTGCGGGGAGTGTGGCAAGGGCTTCACCAGGCAGTCCAAGCTCACGGAGCACTTGCGCGTACACAGCGGGGAGAGGCCCTTCCAGTGCCCCGACTGTGACAGGAGTTTCCGCCTGAAGGGGCAGCTGGTGAGTCACCAGCGCCTGCACACGGGGGAGAGGCCCTTCCAGTGCCCACAGTGCGACAAGAGCTACCGCGTGAAGGCCGACATGAAGGCCCACCAGCTGCTGCACAGCGGGGCCATGCCCTTCTCTTGTGAGTGTGGCAAAGGCTTTGCCAAGCAGTCGAAACTGGTTGAACATATCAGGACGCACACGGGGGAGAAGCCTTTTCAGTGTCCCAAATGTGACAAGAGTTTCCGCTTGAAGGCACAGCTGCTCAGCCACCAAGGCCTGCACACAGGGGAGAGACCTTTCCACTGCCCTGAGTGTGACAAAAACTTCCGGGAAAAGGGACACATGCTTAGGCACCAGCGCATACATAGACCGGAGAGGCCGTTTGCCTGTGGCGACTGTGGTAAGGGCTTCATTTATAAGTCGAAACTTGCTGAGCACATCAGAGTGCACACGAAGTCTTGTAGTGCACCCCGTGAGCCCAACATTAAGAAAAGGCTCAGACAGCTGTTTGCCATGATCGAGGCCGACTGGAGCTGA